The DNA segment CGTTTTTTTTAGCTCATTTCTTCCCTGTTAAACGTTTTATCCCAAGCTATTTTCCCTTCAGTCTTTTTTTGTTTTCTCAGAAGAATGTAGATTGCCCCAGCCCCTCCATGTTTGGGTTGTGCTGTGCAAAAAGCCAAAACAACCTGTTTAAGGGGATCGTGTGTCAGCCAAGACTCCGTTTCTCGTCGAAGGACCGATTGTCCTCCTGGCGAGTTGATTCCTTTACCTGTCACTACCAAGACACATCTATTATCTTGCCGATGATTTTCTTGCATAAATGAAAGCAATTTTTCATGAGCTTGAACTGTCGTCATTCCATGCATGTCGAGGCTTGCAGAAATATCAAATGATCCAGCTTTGAGTTGCTGAAATGTTTTGATATCAAGACCCCGCACATATCCATACATAAAATCTTCCGTATATTCGAGCTCAAATTCAAAAGCCCCTCGAAGGAAGCTCTGTAAATCTCTTTTGACTTTTTCTTCAGGATCTAGGTCAACTGAAGAGCATGAAGAGTTTGTCTGGGGTGATATTTGTCTTCCCTGGGTTCCATCCATTTGTTTGACTCCCTGCATAGCCGAAAAGAACAAGGCTTCATCAGCATGATCATCCGGTTCAGGCGACTCTCTTGGGCGTTCTTTTTTTTCATAAGGGAGAGAGTAGGCATCTTTGTTCTCTTTCTTAAAATTGAGTGCTTTCAGGTCACCAAGGTTTTTGATTTTATTTTTTTTTCCCATATATTTTCTCCATTCCGATGTTGCGTTTATCATTTGGGTACTTATCTAGAAAAAGCGGATTTGTACCTCGTGTTCCTGTCCTGGCCAATACGATTGACTGGACTTCCATAACAGGCTTCAGTAGAAGACCTGTTCGCACATTGATTCAAAGTGAGGGAATACATGCTGACGATTGAAGACTTGCATGTCAATATCGGTGATAAACAGGTTCTTGAAGGGATCAACCTGGAAATCAGGGAAGGTGAGACCTTTATACTGTTCGGTCCCAATGGCTCAGGCAAGACCTCTCTACTTATGACCCTTATGGGGTTTAATGGGTATGAGATAACTCAGGGAAAAATCTTTTTCAAAGGCGAAGACATTACTGAAGCTCCTATGTATGAGCGAGCTAGGCTGGGTGTGGGCATGTCCTTTCAACGCCCGCCGACCATTCACGGTCTGAGAACTCGACATTTGGTCAAAATGTGTTCTCGCAAAGGTAATGTTGATCCTGACTTGCTCGCTGAGATAGTGAATATGACTGAATTCCTTGATCGCGATATCAATGCCGGTTTTTCTGGTGGAGAAATAAAGCGTTCGGAACTGTTACAGTTGATGGCACAACAGCCGGATCTTGTTCTTTTTGATGAGCCGGAATCCGGTGTCGATATGGAGAATATGCAACTCGTTGGTCGGGTAGCTCGCGATGTTTTAGATGGTAATTACAATGTTGCCCCGGATTTGAGCCTCAAGGAACGCAAAGCCCAAACCAAGACAGCCGGGTTGATCATCACACATACAGGCTATATTCTCGACTATGTTAACGCCGATCGTGGTCAAGTACTCTATAAAGGGCATTTGTGCTGCGAAGGAAGACCTCGCGATATTCTCGATCACATTCGTCAGCACGGCTATCAGGAATGCGTGCGTTGTATGAACTAGCATCGCATAAGGAGTCAGTACGATGAGTAAAGTAGATCTTTCCGAATATAAATTTGATGGATTTGAGCAGCAGGCTTTATCTGATTTAACAGCATTGTCTGCTGAAGATCAGGATCAACTTCTCATGGCAGGGGTTGTCTCTGACCTGGATATGCGTTCCGCATCGTATCTTCAAATGGATCAGTCCGCAGTTCACTGTCAATCCAAAGACGATAACGTCGAAATTATGGATATCAAGGACGCCCTGAAGAAATATGATGGCCTGAAAGAGTATTTCTGGAAGTTGGTTGATCGGGATAAGGATGAGTTCACTCAATCTGCCGATGACAATTTGCATGGTGGGTATTTTATTCGCGTCAAGGCTGGTGCGAAAATCAAAGACCCCATTCAATCATGCCTTATGCTCAAATCTGAGCAGGTTGGGCAAAATGTTCATAACATTGTCATCATAGAAGAAGGTGCAGAGGCTCATATCATAACAGGATGTTCCGTTGCACATGGGACCAAGGCTGGTGCTCATCTTGGTATTTCTGAATTCTTTGTCAAAAAAAATGCTTCCTTGACTTTTACCATGGTTCATAATTGGGGTGAAAGCGTAGCCGTGCGTCCGCGCTCTGCCGGAGTGGTAGAAGAGGGCGGTAAATTCCTTTCTAATTATGTGCTGCTAAAACCAGTCAAAGACTTGCAAATGTACCCAGCTATCACATTGAATGGTCCTCACTCTGTGGCGCGTTTCAATTCTGTTGTTGTCGCATCAGAGGGGTCTCATTTGGATATGGGGAATCGCGTTATTATGAACGCGCCACATACTCGGTGTGAGATTATTGCCAGAACTATTGCAAGTGGTGGGACCATTATCAATAGAGGGCATATCGCCGCCAGTCATGTGCCAAGTAAAGGACACTTGGAATGCCAGGGGCTTATTTTGGGAGATGGCCGTATCTGGGCGATTCCAGAACTTGATGGAACTGCCGAAGGTGTCGAGCTTTCTCATGAGGCGTCTGTTGGCAAGATTGCGCAAGAGGAAATTGAATATCTCATGGCTCGTGGGATGGATGAAGATGAAGCAACGTCTACCATTGTGAGAGGTTTTTTGAATACCGACATTATGGGGCTGCCAGACAAGCTGCAAAAGGCGATCGATAAGCAAATTGAAGAATTGCAGTCTTCAGATTCTATGTAATTCTTGTTTGATAAATTTGAAAAGGCGAGATTGTTATAATCTCGCCTTTTTTTGTTCTTGAGATACGCTCGTATAATACAACTTGAAGAAAGCTTTGACTCATATTATGTAATTATGACCGTGAAAATATGCCATATATGCTGGTCAAAAAAGTTTTTTTAGCTCGTTGAGAGTCAGAAAGGATAGTGGATGTCAAAGAAAGAACTGATACTGAATGCAGCCCAGGAGCTTTTTGCACGATGTGGTTACGCGGGTACAACCATGAAAATGATTGCAGTGGAAGCTGGGGTGGCGTCAGGGTTGGTTTTTCATTATTTTGATAACAAGGAAAACCTCTTTATGGAGGCTGGAAGTGACCTTATTGACGTAATGATCGAAGATCTCAGGGGGAAGATTGCTCAAAGTGCCTCAGGCTGTGAGGCCTTAGGGACTTTTGTGAGAGCATATCTCGACTTTACTGTGACACACGCAAAAACTTTTCCAACCATGATTCGTTGTTCGCCCTTTAGTGATGATAACCCTGAGCTTGATAGGGGGAGGATTGGCAAAAAGTTTATGGAGCTTATCAATCTTATTGAGGATATTTTAACACAAGGAATTGATGATCAATCCATTTGTCCACTACCTGTCACCCAAACAGCATTTATGGTGTATGCCAATATTGTTGGTGCTGTTCGTACCCGTTTTTTAGCTCCCTATGAAGTGGATAATCTTTATGAAGAAGCATGTCAGTTCGTTTTGAGAAGTGTCGGCAAAATGAGAGACGGCCAATGTTAGTATTCTCTACGCGCCCTTTAGGCTCATAATCGGATGCCCGGTTATAAAGGACATCTGGCGGGGGGACTGTTTTTTGCTGTGATGGGGCTTGTGGGCGTGACACTTCTTGGCTGGCTACTACTTACGCCGTTACTGGCTTTGGGTTTAATTGGCTTTTGTCTGCTTGGAGCGCTTTTCCCGGATGTAGACACTGATTCGAAAGGTCAACGCCTTTATTATTTGATTTTTGCAATTGTTGATCTGGGGTTCATACTACAACAGCATTATTTATGGGCTTCTTGGCTCGGCCTTTTTGCAATGCTGCCACCTATGGGGTCACATAGGGGATGGACACATACATGGTGGGCTATGGTGGTTGTTCCATTGCCTATCATTGTTGTACCAGCTGTTATTTTGGGAGGGGAAGGGCTCAAGCTTTTCGTTCTTTTTTATGTCGCTTTTGTTGTCGGCTATTTTTCACATCTGCTTCTTGATTGTGAGTTTTGCTAATACTCTTTCTAGATTAGACGGAACAAAAAGAAGTGGGTTCACTTTATCGGACCACTGAGCGGCGAATTTAAGGTGGACAGTTTTACGTGTTACGCCGCCTTGTGGGTCCATCCCAGAGGGGGTACCCCCTCTGGGATGGGACCGCTTTGATATATCTCCATCGGCTTGCGTCCGTCAAAGGTCTTATGAGGACGCCGATTATTGTAGAAGTTAAACCACCAGGCCAAGGCACTCCGCAGCTCACTTCCTGTCTCCAGTTCCCGCAAGTAGACACATTCGTATTTCAAAGACTTCCAGAGTCGTTCGATCATGACGTTATCCATCCAGCGTCCTCGGCCATCCATTGAAATGCGGATGCCAGCATCCCGCAGAGTCTTTGTGAATTCATAGCTGGTGAACTGGCTCCCCTGGTCTGTGTTGAATATCTCAGGTTCTCCATAACGGTTGATCGCATCCTCCAAAGCTACGACACAAAAGTCGGCCTCCATCGTATTCGACAAACGCCACGACAATACTGCCCGGCTATGCCAATCCATGATTGCCACGAGATACAAGAAGCCTCGTTTCATCGGAATGTAAGTAATGTCGGTACACCAAACTTGATTTGGCTTTGTGATCTTCATGTTCCGCAACAAATACGGATATATTTTGTGCTGTGGATGAGGATCACTCGTCCTCGGTTTTTGGTAAATCGCCATCAAGCCCATCTTGCGCATAAGTCGTCTCACACGACCACGGCCAACCAGATGCCCTTCATCCCGCAGAATGTTGCGCATCTGGCGTGAGCCGAAAAATGGTAGCTCCATGAACAACTCGTCGATGCGTTTCATCAACTCCAAGTTATACGATGATTCGCCAATCGGCTGATAATAGTATGTTGAGCGTTGCAGTTTGAGGATTCTGCATTGTCGCCGGACGCTGAGTTGTGGATGCTCTTTGTCGACGACTTCACGCCTTCGCTCGCAGCTCAGATTTTGGCGAAGGCTTGTTGCAAAAAATCCTTCTCGATCAGAAGTTGGCCGATCTTAGCGTGCAGATCCTTGATATGTGCATCGTCCATTTGCTGGCTCTTCTCTGCCTTGCCAGAAAATGACGCGACAATACCTTCTTTGGCTTGTCGTTTCCACGTGGATATCTGGTTGGTGTGAACTCCATACTTGCTGGCCAGCTCGGAAAGTGTGTGCTCGCCAGACAAAGCGTCGAGGGCTACACGGGCTTTGAATTCAGCAGTAAATCTTCTTCTCTTCTTGGACATCGAAAAGCCTCCTTCGGCTATCATATGTCCACCTTATACTGTGGTCCAGTTTCTTAGACCCACTTCTAAAAATAGGCGATTTTAAGAGACGAGTTTCTGATAAAGGTGCATATATCTCTCAGCCATTGTAATGTCAGTGAAGCCATTTATTGTAATTGAACCGTTTTCGATCAATTTATCAGAAAGTTGTTTGTCCTCTATAAGCCGTACGATTGCCAAAGCTAAATCCTTGGCGTCACGGTTTTGGAAGATCAAGCCATCCTGCTCATGCGTAACAAGTTCAAGGTTCGACTGGAGATCAGAAGTAATCACGGGAGTGCCGGAGGCCCAGCCTTCCTTGATCACGGCGTTAGATCCTTCTCCATCAATTGAAGGGACGGCAAGAATATCAATTTCAGGTAAAACTTCCTTGCTGTCTTTATAGCCTAGAAAAATGATTGATCCCGTGAGTTCTAATTCATCTGCCCTGATTTTCAATTGCTGTAAAAGAGGCCCATCCCCGGCGATAAGACATTGCCAATCTGGAAGAGTCTTCTTTTTTTTCAGTTCAGCCAAGGCTTCAATAAGAACTTCGAATCCCTTTTGCGTACTGAGGGCTCCAACTGCGCCGATAGTTAAGAGGCGGTGCTCATGCTTTTCTTTGGAGTACAGTGTAGCATCAATGCCACTGTGGATTGTCGTTGTTTTTTCTCTTGGGATTTCACAGCGTATAAGTATTTGTTGAATCTCTTTACTGACTGCGACGAGCGCATCTCCGTATAGGTATTTTTTCCGACTCCATCCAGTCTTCAAAGGGTATGAAACTCTTCTGCTATGGATAAGTTTAAAATTGCCAAGGTACATTTTGGCAAGAGCAGCGAGAGATGCTCCTTTCGCATCATTGGTATGCACTATATCCGGTTTTTCAGAAGAAACGATATGAATAAACCGGTATATATTGAAAAGATTCCAGTCACACCCTGAGGGCAGCGTGAAGCAACGGATTCCAACTTCTTTAAGGATTGCTTCAAGTGGCGCCCCTTGAGGAGTGACCACTATTGGTTCCACTCCCGCAGTTTGTTTGAGGTATCGAGCCAAATAAAAGACTTGTCGCTGCCCACCACGAATTATTTTTCCTAAATCAAGAAGAAGGACTTTCAAAGAGATATCCTGTTATTTTAGTATGCTTATTAGAGTCTCTGCTATGGTTTCAAGGTTTAAACACACCGTAAAACCAGCTTGATGCATGATTTTGAGCTTTTGTTCGATGCCCATTTCTGTTTCGAGAATAGCTCCTGCATGCCCCAGTCGTTTGCCGGGAGGCGCAGTACATCCTGCGATGAATGAGACAACTGGTTTATGAAATCCCGTCGAAAGAACGTATTCAGCCAGATTCTCTTCGGCTTGTCCACCGATTTCCCCAAGAACCACAATAGCCTCTGTCTTGTCATGATATTTGAGCATTTCAAAAAGTTCGACGAAATCAGTCCCAATGAAAGGGTCTCCGCCAATTCCCAAGCAGAGTGACTGCCCTATTCCACGGGAGGTAAGACGGTCGGCAACTTCATAGGTCAGTGTACCGCTACGGGAGAGGATTGCCACGGGACCGGCGGAGAATGGAGTCGTCGGCATAATCCCTATTTTCATGGCATCCGGTATAATAATACCCGGAGAATTGGGGCCTATTATTTTTGTCTTTGAATGTCTTGTTTGTTCCAAGGTTGCTATCATTTGATGTTGTACAATACCTTCGGTGATACAAATGGCCCACGGAATTTCATTACAGGCAGCTTCCATGATGGCATCAGTTGCCAAGGAAGGAGGTACAAATATAATAGTGGCACCGATCTCATGATTTGCTTTGGCTTCTACAATGGAATTGTAAACTGGAATATTTAAGACATCTTTGCCCCCTTTAAAGGGAGTCACTCCAGCTACCACATTTGTTCCATAGTCAAGCATCAGCCGTGTATGGAGTTGGCCTTCTCGGCCTGTTATTCCTTGGACAAGGACTGGTGTTTCTTTTGATAGTTCAAATGGATATCCATCTGTCTGTTTCTTATATCTTTTTCTTGTTTGTCGAGGAAAACTAAGCATGGATTTAACGACAGAGGGGGGGGCGTTTTTCGGGGTAAAATCGTGCAATAAGCAAATTGCAGATTGCATGTCATTGGCAATATGTAAATTCTTCGTATTCATAGCAGTGAGTATCGCAAGCCCCGCATTCGCATCATTGCCGGCCATTCTGGCTACAATGGGTTTCTGAGGAGGCATTCCATTGAGTGCTCCCTTCAATGCAAGCGCTACTTTTTCACAGGACAGTATTCCCCCAAATAAATTAATGAAAATTGCTTTCACTTTATGGTCGCCAAAGAGCAATTCCAATGCTGTTTGCATGCGTTTTTGATCAGCTGCTCCGCCAAGATCAAGAAAGTTGCTTGCTGGAAGATTTGAAAGGTTGAGCAGGTCCATGCTGGCCATTGCCAACCCTGCGCCATTGACCATCAGTCCAACCCAACCTGGTAAGCTTACATAGGAAAGGCCGGCATCTCGTGCTGTGTTTTCTTCAGCAGTTGCATGTTCACGTTGGTAAAACTCTTCCATGGCAGGGTTCAGGTCGACATAGTTGTCATCGATTTCAACCTTGCCATCCAAAGCCGTAAATTGATTTTTATTATCAATGACCAATGGATTGATCTCTGCCATCAGGAGGCCGTAATCCAACATTCCCTTAAAAAGGTTCGATACAATCTTTGAAAACATCCCGTAATTATCATTTGTTATATTCAGATGGAAAAAAGCCGAGCGAATCTGATGAGGGAGAAGACCTTCTGGCAAGTAAATCTGTTGCACCAACAGATTCTCTTTTCCTAACTTTTCTATTTCAATACCGCCTTGCCTGCCAACAGTGAGTAAAATACATTTTTTCTCTCTCGATAGAGTCAGTGAAAGGTAGAATTCGCGCTCGATGGGAATAGCAGGTTCAATTCTTATAAAAGGAGGAAGCTGATCTTTTATTTTCAAAGAAAAAAGAGTCTTTGCTGTGTCGATGAAATCTTCCTCGCGAGTAACACGCAGAATTCCACCGGCTTTACCCCGTCCACCGGTCAGTACTTGAGATTTTAAATACCAGGGCAAAGGAAAGGGAGGAGTGGTCTCTTCCGCCTGGCCAGGAGCGACTGTTATTGCTCTGGGTGTTGGAATGTCAATTTTAGAAAAAAGAATTTTACTGTTATGTTCATTAAGAAGCATTGTTATCCCCATTTCTTGATGGAATGCCATCCATTAATATTTAAGGTCACCTAAGTAACTCATACCACGGAAAAAGAATAGCATAGTGCGTGTTCGCAAGCACTCAGTTTTCACTCTCTCAGAGTGGATAAAGAATATTTGCTGACGGGAGATGAGCACCCCTCTGGCGTCTGTCAAGGCGATGGGGGCATATCTTGGGGGAGGACTTTTTGAAAGGCAGCGAGTGAGATACGTGATTGTCTTATAGCTGGGCGGGTTCAAGAACCCCTTGCCTCAATCCGTTGTGAAACAAGGAATTCTTTTGTTTTTTAAGGATTACCCATCCGTATTGAGTTGGGTGATAATTTTTTCTAAAGTCTCAGGTACAATTGATTCTGGGACTTGGCAGGTGCCTACCGCTTGATGCCCTCCGCCGCCGAAAGTTAACATCAATTTCCCGATGTCGCTTTTGCTCGTTTTGTTCGTAATGGAGTGCCCCACGGTTAAGACAACATTTTGTTTCTTGAATCCCCAGATGACGCGGATACTGACATTACAATCAGGAAAGAGAGTATAGACCATAAATCGATTCCCACAATAAATTGGTGCCTGATCACGCAGGTCAATCACCACTACATTGTCATGTACTTTTGTGTTTGCCTTCAACATATCGATAAATAAAGGTTCATCTTCGTAATATTTATCAATGCGCTCTCGAACATCTGGAAGCTGCATGATTTCTTCCGCTGTCATAGTTCTGCAATATTCGATCATATCAAGCATGAGCTGATAATTACTAATTCTATAATCGCGATATCGCCCTAATCCGGTTCGAGGGTCCATCATGTAGCCAAGCAAAATCCACCCTGTTGGTTTGGTTATATCATTTGTAGAGAGAGCAGCAGAGTCAACTTTATCAACCGCATCCATCATGGGGATGAAACCTGGAGGAAATTTGTCAGCACCATAATATTCATAAATGACACGCGCACAACTTGGGAGTGGAGTACTTCTCCCCTCAAATTCTATATCACCTAAACGGTCTTTTTCACTTGTGTGGTGATCAAACCAGAGGCCACAACCCGGAACATACGGAACATTAGCTAAAACATCTTTTTTACTGACTTCAACCTTACCGTCTTGGAGATCTTTGGGGTGAGCAAAGAGATAGTCATCAATAATATTCATGTGTTTCAGCAATGTGGCACAAACAAGGCCATCGAAATCAGATCGGGTAACTAGC comes from the Pseudodesulfovibrio piezophilus C1TLV30 genome and includes:
- a CDS encoding Smr/MutS family protein, with translation MGKKNKIKNLGDLKALNFKKENKDAYSLPYEKKERPRESPEPDDHADEALFFSAMQGVKQMDGTQGRQISPQTNSSCSSVDLDPEEKVKRDLQSFLRGAFEFELEYTEDFMYGYVRGLDIKTFQQLKAGSFDISASLDMHGMTTVQAHEKLLSFMQENHRQDNRCVLVVTGKGINSPGGQSVLRRETESWLTHDPLKQVVLAFCTAQPKHGGAGAIYILLRKQKKTEGKIAWDKTFNREEMS
- a CDS encoding ABC transporter ATP-binding protein; translation: MLTIEDLHVNIGDKQVLEGINLEIREGETFILFGPNGSGKTSLLMTLMGFNGYEITQGKIFFKGEDITEAPMYERARLGVGMSFQRPPTIHGLRTRHLVKMCSRKGNVDPDLLAEIVNMTEFLDRDINAGFSGGEIKRSELLQLMAQQPDLVLFDEPESGVDMENMQLVGRVARDVLDGNYNVAPDLSLKERKAQTKTAGLIITHTGYILDYVNADRGQVLYKGHLCCEGRPRDILDHIRQHGYQECVRCMN
- a CDS encoding SufB/SufD family protein yields the protein MSKVDLSEYKFDGFEQQALSDLTALSAEDQDQLLMAGVVSDLDMRSASYLQMDQSAVHCQSKDDNVEIMDIKDALKKYDGLKEYFWKLVDRDKDEFTQSADDNLHGGYFIRVKAGAKIKDPIQSCLMLKSEQVGQNVHNIVIIEEGAEAHIITGCSVAHGTKAGAHLGISEFFVKKNASLTFTMVHNWGESVAVRPRSAGVVEEGGKFLSNYVLLKPVKDLQMYPAITLNGPHSVARFNSVVVASEGSHLDMGNRVIMNAPHTRCEIIARTIASGGTIINRGHIAASHVPSKGHLECQGLILGDGRIWAIPELDGTAEGVELSHEASVGKIAQEEIEYLMARGMDEDEATSTIVRGFLNTDIMGLPDKLQKAIDKQIEELQSSDSM
- a CDS encoding TetR/AcrR family transcriptional regulator yields the protein MSKKELILNAAQELFARCGYAGTTMKMIAVEAGVASGLVFHYFDNKENLFMEAGSDLIDVMIEDLRGKIAQSASGCEALGTFVRAYLDFTVTHAKTFPTMIRCSPFSDDNPELDRGRIGKKFMELINLIEDILTQGIDDQSICPLPVTQTAFMVYANIVGAVRTRFLAPYEVDNLYEEACQFVLRSVGKMRDGQC
- a CDS encoding metal-dependent hydrolase, with translation MPGYKGHLAGGLFFAVMGLVGVTLLGWLLLTPLLALGLIGFCLLGALFPDVDTDSKGQRLYYLIFAIVDLGFILQQHYLWASWLGLFAMLPPMGSHRGWTHTWWAMVVVPLPIIVVPAVILGGEGLKLFVLFYVAFVVGYFSHLLLDCEFC
- a CDS encoding IS3 family transposase (programmed frameshift), with amino-acid sequence MSKKRRRFTAEFKARVALDALSGEHTLSELASKYGVHTNQISTWKRQAKEGIVASFSGKAEKSQQMDDAHIKDLHAKIGQLLIEKDFLQQAFQNLSCERRREVVDKEHPQLSVRRQCRILKLQRSTYYYQPIGESSYNLELMKRIDELFMELPFFGSRQMRNILRDEGHLVGRGRVRRLMRKMGLMAIYQKPRTSDPHPQHKIYPYLLRNMKITKPNQVWCTDITYIPMKRGFLYLVAIMDWHSRAVLSWRLSNTMEADFCVVALEDAINRYGEPEIFNTDQGSQFTSYEFTKTLRDAGIRISMDGRGRWMDNVMIERLWKSLKYECVYLRELETGSELRSALAWWFNFYNNRRPHKTFDGRKPMEIYQSGPIPEGVPPLGWTHKAA
- a CDS encoding glycosyltransferase family 4 protein, whose protein sequence is MKVLLLDLGKIIRGGQRQVFYLARYLKQTAGVEPIVVTPQGAPLEAILKEVGIRCFTLPSGCDWNLFNIYRFIHIVSSEKPDIVHTNDAKGASLAALAKMYLGNFKLIHSRRVSYPLKTGWSRKKYLYGDALVAVSKEIQQILIRCEIPREKTTTIHSGIDATLYSKEKHEHRLLTIGAVGALSTQKGFEVLIEALAELKKKKTLPDWQCLIAGDGPLLQQLKIRADELELTGSIIFLGYKDSKEVLPEIDILAVPSIDGEGSNAVIKEGWASGTPVITSDLQSNLELVTHEQDGLIFQNRDAKDLALAIVRLIEDKQLSDKLIENGSITINGFTDITMAERYMHLYQKLVS
- the sucD gene encoding succinate--CoA ligase subunit alpha, translated to MLLNEHNSKILFSKIDIPTPRAITVAPGQAEETTPPFPLPWYLKSQVLTGGRGKAGGILRVTREEDFIDTAKTLFSLKIKDQLPPFIRIEPAIPIEREFYLSLTLSREKKCILLTVGRQGGIEIEKLGKENLLVQQIYLPEGLLPHQIRSAFFHLNITNDNYGMFSKIVSNLFKGMLDYGLLMAEINPLVIDNKNQFTALDGKVEIDDNYVDLNPAMEEFYQREHATAEENTARDAGLSYVSLPGWVGLMVNGAGLAMASMDLLNLSNLPASNFLDLGGAADQKRMQTALELLFGDHKVKAIFINLFGGILSCEKVALALKGALNGMPPQKPIVARMAGNDANAGLAILTAMNTKNLHIANDMQSAICLLHDFTPKNAPPSVVKSMLSFPRQTRKRYKKQTDGYPFELSKETPVLVQGITGREGQLHTRLMLDYGTNVVAGVTPFKGGKDVLNIPVYNSIVEAKANHEIGATIIFVPPSLATDAIMEAACNEIPWAICITEGIVQHQMIATLEQTRHSKTKIIGPNSPGIIIPDAMKIGIMPTTPFSAGPVAILSRSGTLTYEVADRLTSRGIGQSLCLGIGGDPFIGTDFVELFEMLKYHDKTEAIVVLGEIGGQAEENLAEYVLSTGFHKPVVSFIAGCTAPPGKRLGHAGAILETEMGIEQKLKIMHQAGFTVCLNLETIAETLISILK
- a CDS encoding DHH family phosphoesterase, with the translated sequence MRLVTRSDFDGLVCATLLKHMNIIDDYLFAHPKDLQDGKVEVSKKDVLANVPYVPGCGLWFDHHTSEKDRLGDIEFEGRSTPLPSCARVIYEYYGADKFPPGFIPMMDAVDKVDSAALSTNDITKPTGWILLGYMMDPRTGLGRYRDYRISNYQLMLDMIEYCRTMTAEEIMQLPDVRERIDKYYEDEPLFIDMLKANTKVHDNVVVIDLRDQAPIYCGNRFMVYTLFPDCNVSIRVIWGFKKQNVVLTVGHSITNKTSKSDIGKLMLTFGGGGHQAVGTCQVPESIVPETLEKIITQLNTDG